From the genome of Streptomyces sp. NBC_01116, one region includes:
- a CDS encoding N-acetyltransferase family protein: MVQLTLRPVRTAAPADDDRLAELDRSTWSTLHAVLPKPAPPYEPFFGERYPPEDFLVVEADAETEGGAARIAGYIRLVPPTPLAANAHVRQIRGLAVATWARGAGVGRILVRAACAEARRQGANRITLRVLAHNDPARALYASEGFAVEGVLPGEFFLNGRYVDDVCMGRSLGPA; this comes from the coding sequence ATGGTCCAACTCACCCTCCGCCCCGTCCGCACCGCCGCGCCCGCCGACGACGACCGGCTCGCCGAGCTCGACCGGTCCACCTGGTCGACGCTGCACGCGGTCCTGCCGAAGCCCGCGCCCCCGTACGAGCCCTTCTTCGGGGAGCGGTATCCGCCGGAGGACTTCCTCGTGGTGGAGGCGGACGCGGAGACGGAGGGCGGCGCGGCCCGGATCGCCGGGTACATACGCCTCGTCCCGCCCACCCCGCTCGCCGCCAACGCCCACGTCCGCCAGATACGGGGCCTCGCCGTGGCGACCTGGGCGCGCGGGGCCGGTGTCGGGCGGATCCTGGTGCGGGCCGCGTGCGCCGAGGCCCGCCGCCAGGGCGCCAACCGGATCACGCTGCGGGTGCTCGCGCACAACGACCCCGCCCGCGCCCTGTACGCCTCCGAGGGCTTCGCCGTCGAAGGCGTGCTGCCCGGGGAGTTCTTCCTGAACGGGCGCTACGTCGACGACGTCTGCATGGGACGCTCGCTCGGCCCCGCCTGA
- a CDS encoding TIGR01777 family oxidoreductase, producing MPSSRIAVSGSSGLIGAALVRSLRADGHEVARLVRRPARAGDEVEWDPKRSYVDVAGLVGCDAVVHLAGAGVGDHRWTDAYKQEIRDSRVLGTAAVAEAVASLDTPPRVLLAGSAIGFYGDTGDRPVDESAPPGDGFLPSVCEEWEAATVAAEEAGVRTVHARTGLVVGREGGAWGRLFPLFKAGLGGKLGNGRQYWSFIALHDHVAALRHILDTESLTGPVNLTGPKPVTNAEVTAAMGRVLRRPTLFPAPAPALRLALGEFAEDVLGSQRVIPAKLLDSGFSFAFPGIDGAIRAALR from the coding sequence ATGCCGAGCTCCCGTATCGCCGTCAGCGGATCGTCAGGACTCATCGGAGCGGCGCTGGTGCGCTCGCTGCGCGCCGACGGGCACGAGGTGGCCCGCCTGGTGCGCCGTCCCGCCAGAGCCGGCGACGAGGTCGAGTGGGACCCCAAGCGAAGTTACGTGGACGTGGCCGGCCTCGTCGGCTGCGACGCCGTCGTGCACCTGGCCGGGGCCGGGGTGGGCGACCACCGCTGGACCGACGCCTACAAGCAGGAGATCCGGGACAGCCGGGTCCTGGGCACCGCCGCCGTCGCCGAGGCCGTCGCCTCGCTCGACACCCCGCCCCGCGTGCTGCTCGCCGGGTCCGCCATCGGCTTCTACGGCGACACCGGGGACCGTCCGGTGGACGAGAGCGCGCCGCCCGGGGACGGGTTCCTGCCGTCGGTCTGCGAGGAGTGGGAGGCGGCCACCGTCGCCGCCGAGGAAGCGGGCGTCCGCACGGTGCACGCGCGGACCGGGCTGGTCGTGGGCCGCGAGGGCGGGGCCTGGGGGCGGCTGTTCCCGCTGTTCAAGGCGGGGCTCGGCGGGAAGCTGGGCAACGGCCGCCAGTACTGGAGCTTCATCGCTCTGCACGACCATGTCGCCGCGCTGCGCCACATCCTGGACACCGAGTCGCTGACCGGGCCGGTGAACCTGACCGGGCCGAAGCCCGTCACCAACGCCGAGGTGACCGCGGCGATGGGCCGGGTGCTGCGCCGCCCGACGCTGTTCCCCGCGCCGGCGCCCGCGTTGCGGCTCGCGCTCGGGGAGTTCGCGGAGGACGTGCTGGGCAGCCAGCGGGTGATCCCGGCGAAGCTGCTGGACTCCGGCTTCTCGTTCGCCTTCCCCGGTATCGACGGGGCGATCCGCGCCGCACTGCGCTGA